Part of the Planococcus plakortidis genome is shown below.
GGCGGCTACATTGATCGCGAAATTTGGTGAAGAAAAAGCACCGTGGGCTCTTGGCGTAACTGGTTTCATCGTGGCCATTCCTGTATTTTTCGATGTTGGCTTCATCATCTTAGTGCCGATTGTCTATAGCTTGGCGAAAAAGACCGGCAAATCGCTTTTGCATTACGGGATTCCGCTATTGGCGGGTCTTGCAGTCACCCATAGCTTCATCCCGCCGACTCCGGGGCCGATTGCGGTTGCGGAACTGGTTGGGGCGGAACTTGGCTGGGTAATCCTGTTCGGGGTACTCGCGGGGATTCCTTCGATGATTCTCGCGGGGCCTGTTTTTGGACGCTACATAGGAAAGCGCATTCATTTGACAATTCCAGATTACATGGACATCAAAGAACAGGAATACGATAAGGAGTTGCCAAGCTTCGGCATGATCATTTCCTTGATCTTGATTCCGCTTGTGTTGATCCTGTTCAACACCTTGTCAGCTGTTGTGTTAGATGAAGGAAACCAGATCCGCGAGACTTTGACATTCCTTGGCCATCCGTTCGTCGCTTTGACGATCGCTACGATCCTGACGTTTTTCTTCCTCGGCACACGCCGCGGCTATTCACGCCAGGAAGTACAGGACATTGCCACGAAAGCGCTTGAACCTGCAGGGATCATCATCCTCGTCACAGGTGCTGGCGGCGTGTTCAAACAAGTGCTCATCGACTCAGGTGTCGGTGATGTGCTCGGCCAGATGATGGGCGATTCTGCGCTTCCGCCGATCGTTTTGGCATTCTTGATCGCTTCCGCGGTCCGTGTCGCACAAGGTTCCGCTACCGTTTCCATGGTAACGGCTGCCGGATTGATCGCACCGCTTCTGGAAATTACCGGAACGACTGGCCCGGCACTTGGCTTGATCGTTATTTCCATCGCTGCCGGCGCGACGGTCTTATCCCACGTAAACGATTCCGGCTTTTGGCTTGTTAACCGCTATTTCGGAATGAGCGTCAAGGACACATTGAAATCCTGGACCGTGATGGAAACCATCATCGGCCTCACCGGATTCGTGGTAGTATTGGTTTTAAGTTTCTTTATCACATGAGTACAGAAAAAGAAAAAGGAATCTTTCCTTTTTCTTTTTCTGCTATAAGGAAGGAAGAAGAACATGCCTGAACAATCC
Proteins encoded:
- a CDS encoding gluconate:H+ symporter; this translates as MDGSILIIIAVASIFVLLFLVMRTKLHAFVALLLVSLLLGIAAGMPLGDVIQSIQNGMGGTLGFVAVVVGLGAMFGKMLEVSGGAERLAATLIAKFGEEKAPWALGVTGFIVAIPVFFDVGFIILVPIVYSLAKKTGKSLLHYGIPLLAGLAVTHSFIPPTPGPIAVAELVGAELGWVILFGVLAGIPSMILAGPVFGRYIGKRIHLTIPDYMDIKEQEYDKELPSFGMIISLILIPLVLILFNTLSAVVLDEGNQIRETLTFLGHPFVALTIATILTFFFLGTRRGYSRQEVQDIATKALEPAGIIILVTGAGGVFKQVLIDSGVGDVLGQMMGDSALPPIVLAFLIASAVRVAQGSATVSMVTAAGLIAPLLEITGTTGPALGLIVISIAAGATVLSHVNDSGFWLVNRYFGMSVKDTLKSWTVMETIIGLTGFVVVLVLSFFIT